In the Fusarium oxysporum f. sp. lycopersici 4287 chromosome 9, whole genome shotgun sequence genome, one interval contains:
- a CDS encoding 7-dehydrocholesterol reductase has protein sequence MITVPPSLTVLGWIAFEYFGGSLLNALGGMHKVGFLYFLKYYGPAPNGIVAVAYVGWVLFQALLYTVLPGMSTGQLTAGGELLHYNTNGLSAWAITVSVFTLLWLTGAVDPSIIARYWGSLIIVFNSYGYILSVIAYVKAYHAPSHSRDRTFSGSALYDFLMGIEFNPRFGQGWDWKLFHNGRPGIIGWSLINISYGALQYQIHGYITNSMVLINLFQAVYVVDFFVNESWYLRTIDICHDHFGFYLAWGSATWLPTMYTLQAQYLSRHPVHLSPLAVASLVAVDLGGYIIFRSANAQKDSSRLSNGNCNIWGRKAKVMRCTFRTADGKEHTTLLLLSGWWGIARHSNYVGDLLQAYAMCALCGTKHLLPWTYAIFMTWILWHRCYRDEKRCSIKYGAQWKEYCSLVRWRMLPGVW, from the exons ATGATTACAGTTCCTCCTAGCCTCACTGTCTTAGGCTGGATCGCCTTCGAGTATTTTGGGGGCTCTCTCCTTAACGCATTGGGAGGGATGCACAAAGTCGGTTTCTTGTATTTTTTGAAATATTACGGGCCCGCCCCCAATGGTATAGTTGCGGTCGCGTACGTCGGTTGGGTATTGTTCCAAGCCTTACTCTACACAGTCCTGCCTGGCATGAGCACAGGTCAGTTGACTGCTGGAGGAGAGCTACTACACTATAACACCAACGGCCTTTCAGCTTGGGCCATTACAGTCTCGGTCTTTACGCTACTATGGCTGACTGGAGCCGTTGATCCATCTATCATTGCGCGCTACTGGGGTTCGCTCATTATCGTTTTTAACTCTTATGGGTATATTTTGTCCGTCATCGCCTATGTAAAGGCATACCACGCTCCGTCTCATAGTAGAGATCGCACATTCAGCG GGTCCGCTCTTTATGACTTTTTAATGGGTATTGAGTTCAATCCTCGCTTTGGACAGGGCTGGGACTGGAAACTTTTTCATAACGGTCGTCCCGGCATCATTGGTTGGAGCCTTAT CAACATTTCATATGGAGCCCTCCAGTACCAAATTCATGGTTATATAACGAACTCTATGGTTCTTATCAACCTTTTCCAGGCAGTCTATGTTGTTGACTTCTTCGTCAACGAGAGCTG GTATCTCCGGACCATTGATATATGTCATGACCACTTCGGTTTCTATCTTGCATGGGGCTCCGCTACCTGGCTGCCTACGATGTACACGCTCCAGGCCCAATACCTCTCTCGTCACCCCGTGCATCTCTCACCACTGGCTGTTGCCTCACTTGTGGCAGTTGACCTCGGCGGCTACATAATCTTTCGTTCCGCCAACGCGCAGAAAGACAGCTCCCGCCTGAGTAACGGCAACTGCAACATCTGGGGGAGAAAAGCCAAAGTGATGCGTTGTACCTTTAGAACTGCAGACGGAAAAGAACACACGACCTTGCTACTACTTTCCG GCTGGTGGGGAATTGCCCGTCATTCGAACTACGTTGGCGACCTGCTGCAGGCATACGCCATGTGTGCTCTCTGTGGCACCAAACACCTCCTTCCTTGGACCTACGCGATTTTCATGACCTGGATTCTTTGGCACCGTTGTTATCGCGATGAAAAACGCTGTAGTATCAAATATGGAGCTCAATGGAAGGAGTATTGCTCGCTAGTGAGATGGAGGATGTTGCCCGGAGTCTGGTGA
- a CDS encoding oxoglutarate dehydrogenase (succinyl-transferring), E1 component codes for MMLYAQRTLVAREAFKFRYRRTTSVGYCLSIVRSGACSCVQPKNLPCAQRTFASAAEALARGESHIAQHQFQDIPLVPISSDLDKDSQPSISDSFLQGGAANYIDEMFRSWKQDPKSVHVSWRTYFRNMEDRSRPASEAFQPPPGLVSSRQPLATPGLDSGQTAEVLLHLKVQHLVRAYQSRGHYHAKTDPLGERVNALHVGPNQSGLARAVELEPSYYDFTEKDMDRHFNLGPGILPRYATEGRKSMNLRDIIAACEQRYCGSYGVEYLHIPDRAKRDWLRDRLEIPNPAKFSREEKRRILDGLIWGTSFERFLAAKFPNEKRFGLDGSEGLVPGVMSMIDHSADVHGVQDITIGSCHRGRLTMLGTVYGKAPEAIFAEFAGRVRSDMLRNMAGDVKYHLGHQGQRVSPDGHTVDISVLANPSHLEAVDPVATGRAFATQRLNNDPKKKRNMCVTLHGDAAIAGQGVVYETLGLSRLPAYDVGGTIRLVVNNQVGFTADVHCSRSTPYASDIAKVVDAPIFHVNADDVESVVFLCKLAADWRATFHSDCVVDIICYRKFGHNEFDQPSFTQPLMYQKVAAQTPSLDKYVQKLVSEGSFTMEEIDCLRESVWNRLNEIYDSSKGFVSSREAFTAPWQSLKSPESLKNEVLLPVTTAIDEAIVEQVAAKALSVPSGFQLHSNLERILTGRKKALDNGTVDWSTAEALAFGTLCLEKHPVRLTGQDVQRGTFSQRHAVLHDQETGESWTPLNNLAVEQAPFEVENSPLSEFGALGFEYGVTLADPHSLVMWEAQFGDFANNTQVIIDNFIASGETKWLDRSGLVLSLPHGYDGQGAEHSSARIERFLMLCSEEGRIYPSEPERAHQDANMGLVYMTTPANYFHVLRRQMRREYRKPLVIFFSKSLLRHPLTRSDIADFTGSSTFQPVITDPEHGQAIEDPESIQRVIICSGQVYAAIQKHREAVGIKDVAITRIEELHPFPWAEVKSNLNQYKNAKTIVWAQEEHYNGGAWHYIRDRLDAVLNETEHLARRRVLFAGRGTSASPATGLKHVHYAEEKALLHDVFNVQN; via the exons ATGATGCTCTATGCCCAAAGAACCCTGGTGGCGCGGGAAGCCTTCAAGTTTCGGTATCGTCGTACAACCTCTGTCGGTTACTGCCTCTCCATCGTCAGATCCGGTGCCTGTTCTTGCGTGCAGCCAAAGAACCTACCATGCGCCCAAAGGACATTCGCATCGGCCGCAGAGGCGTTGGCCAGGGGCGAGAGCCATATTGCACAGCATCAGTTCCAAGATATTCCCTTGGTGCCTATATCATCAGATCTAGATAAAGATTCACAGCCG AGTATCTCCGACTCATTCCTGCAGGGAGGGGCGGCCAActacatcgacgagatgtTTAGGTCGTGGAAGCAGGACCCAAAGTCTGTCCATGTTTCTTGGAGGACATACTTCCGTAACATGGAGGACAGGTCAAGGCCCGCATCTGAGGCCTTCCAGCCACCACCAGGACTTGTATCCTCTCGTCAACCGTTGGCCACACCGGGGCTCGACTCCGGCCAGACAGCCGAGGTGTTATTACATCTCAAAGTCCAGCATTTGGTGCGCGCGTATCAGTCCCGAGGACACTATCATGCCAAGACGGATCCCTTGGGTGAACGAGTGAATGCCTTGCACGTGGGTCCCAATCAATCTGGTCTCGCACGCGCCGTCGAGCTTGAGCCATCCTACTATGACTTTACCGAGAAGGACATGGACCGCCATTTCAACCTCGGCCCTGGCATACTTCCTCGCTACGCAACTGAGGGCAGAAAGTCAATGAATTTACGTGACATTATAGCAGCCTGCGAGCAGAGGTACTGCGGCAGCTATGGAGTTGAGTACCTGCACATCCCAGACCGCGCCAAGCGTGACTGGTTAAGGGATCGTCTCGAGATACCCAACCCGGCCAAGTTCTCGCGAGAGGAGAAACGCCGAATTCTTGATGGTCTCATTTGGGGAACGTCTTTTGAACGATTTCTCGCCGCCAAGTTCCCCAACGAGAAGCGTTTTGGCTTAGATGGCTCCGAAGGACTCGTTCCTGGTGTCATGTCCATGATTGACCACAGCGCCGACGTCCATGGTGTGCAAGACATCACAATTGGCAGCTGTCATCGCGGGCGCCTGACCATGCTTGGAACTGTGTATGGAAAGGCACCAGAGGCCATATTTGCTGAGTTTGCTGGGCGGGTTCGCTCGGATATGCTGCGAAACATGGCTGGTGATGTCAAGTACCATCTTGGCCACCAGGGCCAGCGGGTCTCTCCCGATGGGCATACTGTGGATATTTCTGTCCTTGCGAACCCCTCGCATCTCGAGGCAGTTGATCCCGTCGCCACAGGCAGAGCCTTTGCAACCCAGCGGTTAAACAACgacccgaagaagaagaggaacatGTGTGTCACTCTTCACGGCGATGCTGCTATTGCAGGGCAGGGTGTTGTCTACGAGACTCTTGGCTTGTCGCGCTTGCCGGCTTATGATGTGGGTGGCACCATTCGGCTTGTTGTCAACAATCAGGTTGGGTTCACTGCGGATGTGCATTGTTCCAGATCAACCCCTTATGCCTCAGACATTGCCAAGGTTGTCGACGCCCCCATCTTCCATGTCAATGCTGATGATGTAGAGTCGGTTGTCTTCCTCTGTAAACTAGCGGCAGACTGGCGAGCCACGTTCCATAGCGACTGCGTTGTGGACATCATCTGTTACCGGAAGTTTGGCCACAACGAATTCGACCAGCCCAGCTTCACGCAGCCTCTGATGTACCAAAAGGTCGCTGCACAAACACCCTCGTTAGACAAGTACGTCCAGAAGCTGGTGTCCGAAGGCTCGTTCACGATGGAAGAGATCGATTGCCTGCGCGAAAGCGTCTGGAACCGTCTGAACGAGATATACGACAGCAGCAAGGGATTTGTCTCGTCTCGGGAAGCATTTACGGCCCCGTGGCAGAGTCTAAAGTCTCCGGAGAGTCTAAAGAACGAAGTTCTACTACCCGTCACTACAGCCATTGACGAAGCAATCGTTGAGCAGGTGGCAGCCAAGGCTCTAAGCGTCCCCAGTGGCTTTCAGCTACACAGTAACTTGGAGAGAATCCTTACGGGGCGTAAGAAGGCCCTGGACAACGGAACGGTAGACTGGTCTACCGCAGAGGCATTGGCCTTTGGAACTCTGTGTCTTGAGAAACATCCTGTGCGTCTTACAGGACAAGATGTCCAACGAGGAACCTTCTCGCAGCGTCATGCCGTGCTGCACGATCAGGAAACTGGCGAGTCTTGGACACCTCTGAATAACCTTGCCGTAGAGCAGGCACCCTTCGAGGTAGAGAACTCGCCGCTGAGTGAGTTTGGTGCCCTGGGCTTCGAGTACGGCGTGACATTGGCCGATCCACACTCACTCGTCATGTGGGAGGCTCAGTTCGGAGATTTCGCAAACAACACGCAGGTCATCATTGACAACTTTATTGCCAGCGGTGAGACGAAATGGCTTGACCGGTCTGGCCTGGTCCTCTCTTTGCCCCATGGCTATGATGGACAGGGCGCTGAGCACTCATCTGCCCGCATCGAGCGCTTCTTGATGCTCTGCTCGGAGGAGGGTAGGATATACCCATCGGAACCTGAGCGCGCCCATCAAGATGCCAACATGGGACTGGTCTACATGACTACGCCCGCCAATTACTTTCACGTTCTACGTCGGCAGATGAGAAGAGAGTACAGAAAGC CTCTCGTCATTTTCTTCTCGAaatctcttcttcgccaCCCACTAACTCGCTCCGATATTGCTGACTTCACTGGCTCATCAACCTTCCAACCAGTCATCACCGACCCCGAGCACGGCCAAGCCATCGAGGATCCGGAATCCATACAGCGAGTTATTATCTGCTCAGGCCAAGTATATGCCGCGATCCAAAAACATAGAGAAGCGGTAGGCATCAAGGACGTGGCCATCACGAGAATAGAGGAGCTTCATCCCTTCCCCTGGGCTGAGGTGAAATCTAATCTTAATCAGTATAAGAATGCGAAGACGATTGTTTGGGCGCAAGAGGAGCACTACAACGGTGGAGCGTGGCATTACATACGCGATCGATTAGATGCAGTCCTTAACGAGACAGAACATCTTGCTAGACGCCGCGTGCTCTTTGCGGGTCGTGGAACGAGCGCCAGTCCGGCTACAGGTCTCAAGCATGTTCACTATGCTGAGGAAAAGGCACTCCTTCATGATGTGTTTAATGTTCAAAATTAG
- a CDS encoding electron transfer flavoprotein beta subunit, whose protein sequence is MGADRAIHIKMPEEQADSMEPLSNLVLLGKQAIDNDFGQTGQLLAGLLNWPQATQASKIEIDGDIARVMREIDRGTQTFKVQLAMVVTTDLRLNEPRYATIPSIMEAKKKKIERRAFKDYGVEDRKLLQVLRVQGKTGSG, encoded by the exons ATGGGCGCAGATAGAGCTATCCATATCAAGATGCCGGAGGAGCAGGCAGACTCCATGGAGCCCCTA TCAAATTTGGTCCTCCTGGGCAAGCAGGCCATAGATAACGACTTTGGTCAAACAGGACAATTACTTGCCGGCTTGTTGAATTGGCCGCAGGCTACGCAGGCTAGCAAGATTGAAATTGACGGAGACATTGCCAGGGTCATGAGGGAGATAGACAGAGGAACACAGACGTTCAAGGTCCAGCTAGCGATGGTGGTGACTACTGATCTACGGCTGAACGAGCCACGTTATGCAACAATTCCGAGCATCATGGAagccaaaaagaagaaaatcgAGCGGAGGGCTTTCAAAGACTATGGCGTGGAAGATCGAAAACTGCTGCAAGTTCTCCGGGTTCAGGGTAAGACGGGTTCAGGGTAA